One genomic segment of Rubripirellula amarantea includes these proteins:
- a CDS encoding arylsulfatase, with protein sequence MNIRIALFCFGCLCVSAVIADKPNSIERPNIIVILVDDMGFSDMRYGSEIPTPNLDELAENGVSFSQFYNTGRCCPTRASLLTGLYSHQAGVGWMTEDQGQPGYAGRLSGNCVTIAEVLGQAGYFTAMTGKWHVGFDGGSTPWQRGFDRSLNLRAGGVHFSNQTGTKGNFKLFLNGQVVAKDDQRFAPPWYGSDLWTRQGIAFIDEAIAAEKPFFWYLAHTAPHFPCMAPAQTIAKYRGKYMSGWDKLREERYARQLQLGLIDESWQLPERPDEIPAWDSLSLEEQTRYDEMMAVYAAMIEEIDTNVGKLIAALKSRQQFENTLIFFMSDNGGNAESGVNGRSEGDHLGDPHSNVFIGQCWAHLNNTPFRKYKHYNHEGGIATPLIAHWPAVVQPRSSPNDWITTPTHLIDIMATCVDIGNATYPQTFNGNTVIPAEGQSLMPLLTGKDAFADRPIFWEHEGNAAIRIGDRKLVRLGNKGKWELYDLAKDRTEQHDLAAENPDEVADLVKRWRTWAKRAQVLPRPKAKRKQAGKNRGKSNTPSANPTPTQ encoded by the coding sequence ATGAACATTCGCATCGCCCTTTTTTGCTTCGGATGTTTGTGCGTGTCCGCAGTGATCGCGGACAAGCCCAATAGCATAGAACGTCCCAACATCATCGTGATCTTGGTGGACGACATGGGATTTTCGGACATGCGTTACGGCAGCGAGATTCCGACACCGAATCTTGATGAATTGGCCGAGAACGGAGTGAGTTTTTCTCAGTTTTATAACACCGGGCGATGTTGCCCTACCAGAGCATCACTGTTGACGGGATTGTATTCTCATCAAGCCGGCGTGGGGTGGATGACCGAGGATCAAGGTCAACCGGGTTATGCGGGGCGACTTAGTGGCAACTGCGTAACAATTGCAGAAGTGTTGGGGCAAGCTGGCTACTTCACGGCGATGACGGGCAAATGGCACGTTGGGTTTGACGGCGGATCCACTCCGTGGCAACGCGGTTTCGATCGCAGCTTGAATCTTCGAGCGGGCGGTGTTCACTTTTCTAACCAAACCGGGACGAAAGGAAACTTTAAACTGTTCCTTAACGGACAAGTTGTTGCGAAGGACGATCAACGATTTGCTCCGCCTTGGTACGGAAGTGACTTGTGGACGCGGCAGGGCATCGCTTTCATTGACGAAGCCATAGCGGCCGAGAAGCCGTTCTTTTGGTATCTCGCCCATACAGCACCTCACTTTCCTTGCATGGCTCCCGCCCAGACAATTGCAAAGTACCGAGGGAAGTACATGAGCGGTTGGGACAAGTTGCGAGAAGAACGATACGCCAGACAGTTGCAACTGGGCCTGATCGATGAGTCCTGGCAACTTCCGGAACGTCCAGATGAAATTCCCGCATGGGATTCATTGAGTCTTGAAGAGCAAACTCGGTATGACGAGATGATGGCGGTCTACGCGGCGATGATCGAGGAGATTGATACAAACGTAGGCAAGCTGATTGCAGCATTGAAGTCACGTCAGCAGTTCGAGAACACGTTAATCTTCTTCATGTCGGACAACGGTGGGAACGCGGAATCGGGCGTTAATGGCCGTAGTGAGGGAGATCATCTTGGCGATCCTCACTCGAATGTCTTCATCGGGCAATGTTGGGCTCACTTGAACAACACACCGTTTCGAAAGTACAAGCACTACAATCACGAAGGTGGGATTGCGACGCCTTTGATCGCTCACTGGCCTGCTGTTGTACAACCTCGATCGAGCCCGAACGATTGGATCACGACTCCGACGCATCTCATCGATATCATGGCCACTTGTGTGGATATCGGTAACGCGACTTATCCGCAGACCTTTAATGGCAACACGGTGATTCCCGCAGAAGGTCAGAGTCTGATGCCGCTTTTGACTGGCAAAGACGCGTTTGCTGATCGTCCAATATTCTGGGAACACGAAGGGAATGCCGCGATACGTATTGGCGACCGAAAACTCGTGCGTTTGGGGAACAAGGGTAAGTGGGAACTGTACGATTTGGCCAAGGATCGAACCGAGCAGCACGATTTGGCGGCGGAAAATCCGGATGAGGTGGCGGATCTTGTCAAACGGTGGCGGACCTGGGCAAAAAGAGCTCAGGTGTTGCCACGGCCAAAAGCCAAGAGAAAGCAAGCGGGCAAGAACCGCGGCAAATCGAACACACCCAGTGCAAATCCAACGCCCACGCAATGA
- a CDS encoding leucine-rich repeat domain-containing protein, with protein MSIALAVSTMSSTRAETDVLRRLDELGATVTMDHGDAVGLKIDCTDLTDADYGLIASLKSLKSISIDGKPLLDHHLQILSQLSDLQAFQINGTMLTDDGYRHFAALKNLRRLSLFHPSRDVEEFTGSGLAHLKTLPNLKQLTFAGATAGDEALKAVGQLTQIEEFRQWHNWDSPDGIKHLAGLDNLRTLKVGQRLPNWSTVRPASLDDATIPVIASMNSLETVDLQEARLTYAGLIRLKSLPKLKTIKLKWVDIPESDIVKLKRELPDVTIDWVPLSAKDEQDLLVKKLKL; from the coding sequence ATGTCCATAGCTCTTGCCGTTTCGACGATGAGTTCCACCCGTGCCGAGACCGACGTGCTGCGACGCTTGGATGAATTGGGAGCCACCGTGACCATGGACCACGGCGACGCGGTAGGCCTAAAGATCGACTGCACTGACTTGACGGACGCTGACTACGGGCTGATTGCGAGTCTGAAGTCCTTAAAATCAATTTCGATCGATGGCAAACCCTTGCTCGATCATCATTTGCAAATCCTTTCCCAGCTTTCGGATCTGCAAGCCTTTCAAATTAACGGAACAATGCTGACTGACGATGGGTACCGTCACTTCGCAGCCCTCAAGAACCTGAGACGGCTTTCGCTGTTCCATCCGTCTCGTGATGTTGAAGAGTTCACCGGATCCGGGCTAGCACATTTGAAGACGTTGCCCAACCTAAAACAACTTACTTTCGCCGGTGCCACCGCGGGCGACGAGGCACTCAAAGCCGTGGGCCAACTCACTCAAATTGAAGAGTTCCGCCAATGGCACAATTGGGATTCTCCCGACGGCATCAAGCACTTAGCTGGACTCGATAACTTGCGAACTCTGAAAGTCGGTCAACGATTGCCGAACTGGAGCACGGTACGACCGGCGAGTTTGGATGATGCTACGATCCCTGTTATCGCGAGCATGAACTCACTCGAAACCGTAGACCTTCAGGAGGCACGCTTGACGTACGCGGGACTTATCAGGCTGAAATCGCTGCCCAAACTTAAGACGATCAAGTTGAAATGGGTGGATATCCCCGAATCCGATATCGTAAAGCTCAAACGCGAATTGCCTGACGTTACGATCGACTGGGTACCGTTGTCAGCCAAGGATGAACAAGACTTGCTCGTCAAAAAACTGAAGCTCTAG